The Oncorhynchus mykiss isolate Arlee unplaced genomic scaffold, USDA_OmykA_1.1 un_scaffold_249, whole genome shotgun sequence genome has a segment encoding these proteins:
- the LOC110497346 gene encoding forkhead box protein E1-like: MPVVKVEKDSPSEISLPAPTPPPTTTAVSDEPSRGRRRKRPLQRGKPPYSYIALISMAIANSPNHKLTLGGIYKFITERFPFYQDNSKKWQNSIRHNLTLNDCFIKIPREPGRPGKGNYWALDPNAEDMFDSGSFLRRRKRFKRCDFTTYTSYVHESPVFSPVQIARSTYSSSVYGSNMAVSPPYGQHGQLPSAYYSSSSPPGFGPHCQSHSRMFSINTIIGHPSGGQGPEMMQQPSRSFSPEGGPAGGPSHCNLGAPAFQAQSCGGAMLSRSSAHVGFPYSGPNGHHHHPHHHPPQGSYSQGHSQGYGGSGRLHSHSSPHMAGDAVEHYGRVSPGQLGSLVQYNGAGTTSTGAYLRHPTYSGNMDRFVSAI; encoded by the coding sequence ATGCCGGTGGTGAAAGTGGAGAAAGACAGTCCTTCTGAGATCTCCCTGCCTGCTCCCACCCCTCCTCCTACTACCACAGCAGTATCGGATGAACCGTCAAGGGGCCGTCGCAGGAAGAGACCCCTCCAGCGAGGAAAGCCCCCCTACAGCTACATCGCCCTCATCTCCATGGCGATAGCCAACTCGCCCAACCATAAGCTGACCCTGGGCGGCATCTACAAGTTCATCACGGAGCGGTTCCCCTTCTACCAAGACAACTCCAAGAAGTGGCAGAACTCCATCCGCCACAACCTCACCCTCAACGACTGCTTCATCAAGATCCCTAGGGAGCCAGGGAGGCCCGGGAAGGGTAACTACTGGGCCCTGGACCCCAACGCAGAGGACATGTTCGATAGCGGCAGCTTCCTCCGGCGCAGGAAGAGGTTCAAGCGCTGTGACTTTACGACCTACACGTCATATGTACATGAGTCCCCTGTCTTCTCGCCTGTCCAGATCGCTCGCTCGACCTACTCCAGCTCCGTCTACGGCTCCAATATGGCGGTGAGTCCCCCGTACGGCCAGCATGGTCAGCTACCCTCTGCCTACTACTCATCCTCCTCGCCCCCCGGGTTTGGTCCTCACTGCCAGTCCCACTCCCGCATGTTCAGCATCAACACAATCATAGGGCACCCCTCCGGGGGTCAGGGGCCCGAGATGATGCAGCAGCCCAGCCGGAGCTTCAGTCCAGAGGGAGGCCCCGCTGGGGGCCCCAGCCACTGTAACCTTGGAGCCCCAGCCTTCCAGGCCCAGTCATGTGGAGGGGCCATGCTGTCCCGCTCCTCGGCCCATGTGGGTTTTCCCTACTCGGGCCCCAAtggacaccaccaccacccacaccACCACCCACCTCAGGGCTCCTACAGCCAGGGACACAGCCAGGGGTATGGAGGTTCAGGGCGTCTCCACTCCCACTCCTCACCCCACATGGCTGGAGATGCTGTGGAACATTATGGGAGAGTGTCCCCGGGTCAGTTGGGCTCGTTGGTCCAGTATAATGGTGCAGGTACCACCAGCACTGGAGCCTACCTAAGACACCCCACGTACTCGGGGAACATGGATAGGTTCGTGTCTGCCATCTGA